The Sandaracinaceae bacterium genome includes the window CCTCCCGCGCCGCGTCTAACCCGACGTGGACAAGAACCACGAAAACCTGGCGATGGGCATCGGCGCGGCGCCGGCCTCACTCCCCTCAAGCAGCGTGCGCGAGATCCGCCGTCTGAACCTCAGACACCTCGCCCGCTAACAACGAGCTGCCCGTCGCGGAGCTCGGTTCTACGCTGCAGCGGCTCGCGCGCGCCGTGGACTGACGACGATCAGGCCTTCTCGCGGAGCGCGCGGAGGAGGTCGACGTAGCTGACGATGCCCTGCAGCTCGCCCGTGCCGGGGTCGACGACGGGGAGCGCGCCGACCTTCAGGTCGAGCATCCGGTCGATGGACTCGCTCAGGTCGGTCTCCGGGTGCACGGTGGTCACGTCGGGGGACATGACCTCCGAGACGGGCGCGTCGTAGCGGGAGCGCAGCTCGTCGAGAGACGCCTCGTCGATGAGGCGCGGGCTCATGACGCTGCGGAGGTCGCGGTCGCTGAGCATGCCCACCAGCGCGCCGGCTTCGACGACGGGGAGGTGGCGCACGGTGTGCCCGGCCAGCAGCTCGGCCGCCTCGCTCAGGCGCGCTCGGGCGTGCACGACCACGGGCGACTCGCTCATCACGTCTCGAACCAGCATGAGGACTCCTTCTGGCGACGCGCGCGGCCTCGCCCATGCTCGCGCGCTGCAAGGGACGAGCCCACGGGCCGACGATCGGGAGGGAGCGCGCGCGGGGCACGAGAGGCCCGCAAGTCGTGCGATGAAGGCGCAGCACGTGCGCTGCGCGCTCCTCGGGTGGGACGCCTCAGCGCGGGCGAACCACGACGTCGCGCCGGCCGCGGCGGCGCTCGATCCTGCGGTCCTGGCGGTCGCGGCGGCGCTCGATCCGGCGGTCCTGGCGGTCACGCCGTCGCTCGATCCGGCGCTGCGGCTGAGCGCGTCTGGCCGGAGGCCGCGCACGGACGCGGACGTGACCCGGCGGGACGCGTCGAACGCGCACGCCGGACCGCGCGCGGTAACGTCGGTAGCGCGCGGGGCGGTCGATGACGACGACGGGCCTCGGTACGACGTCCACGCTGACCGCGGTCCATCCGCCGAGGTAGCTCGAGCGGTACCAGACGCCGTTGTCGTACCGCCAGTAGACGTCGTTCGCGTAGAACACGGGCTGGTCGTAGTCGGCGACGACCCACACCCCCGGCTTGACCTCCACCAGCTGCGGAGCAGGGGCGCTGACGGTCGCGGTGTAGCCGACGCTTCCGGCGCAGCCGGCGACGGAGAGCAGGGCGCACGAGAGCGCGGCGGTCGCGGCGACTCGGAGGGCGCGCTGAGACATCGTTCGGTCTGTCATCCCCAGCATGTGCGCCCCGCGGTCACTTCTGCAGCTCCCTCGGGCCCGCGGCGGGGTTTCGCGCCATGCTTCGCGACCATGCACGACCTGGCCGTTCTGTTCGAGCATCCGTCCTGGCAGGAGCCGCTGTTCGCCGCGCTCGAAGCGCGGGGGGTGGACTTCGTCCCCGTGGACCTGAAGAGGGCCGCGTATGGCTCCGACGACGCCGCGCCGGCCCGGGTGGTCTTCAACCAGGCGAGCCCGAGCGCGTATGTGCGCGGGCACGAGCGCGCGGTGCCGCACGCGATGGCGTTCATGCGTCACCTGGCCCGGCTGGGCTGCGACGTGATCAACGACGCGGACGCGTTCGCCCTCGAGCTGTCCAAGGCGGCCCAGGTGGCGCTCTGCCGGGAGCTCGAGATCGACCACCCGCGCTCCGTCGTGTTCAACGACGTGGAGGCGGCGATCGCGCGGACGGAGTCGTGGCCGCGCCTGCTCAAGCCGGACCTCGGCGGGAGCGGGGCGCGCATCCAGGTGGTCGACGGGCCGGACGCGCTGCGCGACGCGCTGAAGCACGACGGAGTCTGGGCGCCGGACAACCTGTTCCTGCTCCAGGAGTATCTCGAGCACGATCCGGCGCAGGGCATCGTTCGGATGGAGTTCCTCGGGGGCGAGCTGCTCTACCCGATGCGGGTCGTGACGCACGGCCGCTTCAACCTCTGCCCGTCTCCGGTCTGCAACCCGGAGGACGGAGGCGACGGGGTGTGCGAGGTGCCCGCGCTCGAGAGCGCACCGGTGGAGTTCTACCCGCTGCACGACGTGCCCCCCGAGGCGGTCGAGGCGGGCCGGCGCATCCTGGACGCGGGCGGCATCGACGTGGGCGGCGTGGAGTACCTCGAGACGCCGGACGGGCGACGGGTCTTCTACGATGTGAACGCCAACTCGAACCTGCGACCGAGCGTGGCCGCCGAGTTCGGAGTGAAGCCGTTCGAGCGAGTGGTCGACTTCCTGGTCGGGCGCATCGGGCGCGTGAAGCAGTCAGCGTAAGGTAGCGACGACCTTGCCGAGCACCCGGCCTGCGCCGAGGTCGCGAAAGCCCTCCGGGAGCGCGTCGAGCGCGCACTCACGATCGATCACGGGGCGCAGCTCGCCCGAGACCACGCGCGCGGCGAGTTCTTCGAGGTCGGCGACGTTCGGTCTGTGGACGAGGATCCGCAGCTTCTTGCTCCCGAAGAGCGAGAGGACCGGCCCGAGCGAGGCGTGCTGGAGCAGGCGCGGGATGGTGCCGCCCGCCATGACGTAGACGCCGCCGTCGCGAAGCGCGCGACGGTGGGCGAAGAGGGAGCGGCGGCCGACGACGTCCAGCACGAGATCGAAGCCCTCGCGGTCCCGCGTGTAGTCCTCGCGCTCGTAGTCGAAGACCTGGTCGGCGCCGAGCGCGAGCAGACGGTCGCGCTTCTCGGCCCGGTCGACGCAGGCGACGTATGCGCCGCGCGCCTTGGCCATCTGCAGCGCCATCGTGCCGACGCCCCCGCCTGCGCCCTCGATGAGCACGCGATGACCTGACTCGATCCCGCCGCGGAGCCTCAGGCCCTGGAGCGCGAGCACGCCGGCCTGAGGCAACGCCGCCGCGACGGCGAAGGAGATCTCGCGGGGCTTGACCGCCAACATGTCTTCTCTGGCACAGGCGTACTCCGCGAGGGCTCCCCAGCGCCCACCGGAGTTGTCGCCGAAGACCTCGTCGCCGACCTTGAGCCGCTGGACGCGGGCGCCGACCTCGACGACGCGGCCCGCCAGGTCGCAACCGA containing:
- a CDS encoding CBS domain-containing protein yields the protein MLVRDVMSESPVVVHARARLSEAAELLAGHTVRHLPVVEAGALVGMLSDRDLRSVMSPRLIDEASLDELRSRYDAPVSEVMSPDVTTVHPETDLSESIDRMLDLKVGALPVVDPGTGELQGIVSYVDLLRALREKA
- a CDS encoding NAD(P)-dependent alcohol dehydrogenase — its product is MQALVYDRYGPPEVLARRDMPIPAPAEDEVRVEVHAAALNSWDWDLLVGSPLIRLFGPLRPPHPILGCDLAGRVVEVGARVQRLKVGDEVFGDNSGGRWGALAEYACAREDMLAVKPREISFAVAAALPQAGVLALQGLRLRGGIESGHRVLIEGAGGGVGTMALQMAKARGAYVACVDRAEKRDRLLALGADQVFDYEREDYTRDREGFDLVLDVVGRRSLFAHRRALRDGGVYVMAGGTIPRLLQHASLGPVLSLFGSKKLRILVHRPNVADLEELAARVVSGELRPVIDRECALDALPEGFRDLGAGRVLGKVVATLR